taattgatgcAAATGAAATTATGCCATGTGGTGAGGGCCAAACCAAAAAatatagttgaaaaaaaaatctattaaatataaaaaacatcaattctaaaaaaaaatatcaaatgatcacaaaagaaaacatgttacATAGAAAttattcaacattttctttagGAATAGTGGGTAAAAGGTACTGTCATtagtatttgtttattttttattttaagtgaatCTCAAACCTAATGTCTAAACTCAAAtataatagtatttattatcataatttaaaaccTAATGATcagtaggaaaaaaaaaacataatgtgaacggaataagaataaaatgttatttaaactCAAGGGTTAAAGTTAAAGGACAAGCTAAGTACGACTTTGTCTTCCTAAGgcttcttttattaaaaaaaatatagcaagGCTAATCAATCATTACCATTAAGTATATCAATTGAcatagaaatatttaatttagtcttaaattaatataattattgtatttgactcaaatagtttatattttacaaaagatACCCAtcgtttataaaattaattaatcgcTGGAGAAATAAAAACGACCAAGTAAATCTAAATAATAGTAAGCAAGGACGCAGTGTTATATGACAGAAAATATTTTACTTGGGTTATACTATTTTTACaataacttttcattttcctttctttttctatcatattataatttcgTTTATTGGAATAGGCTATAATCATGGTTCTGATATCATGTTAGAAAATAGACTTTAAAACCTAACACAATCCCACAAAACCAGTttttaaggtgaggtttgcacatcacttatatattataatttagtcttatctctaatcgatgtggaacttccaacaaattcatcaactctttattttctattaatctCTGTTATtagtaaaagataaatattattaaaaagaaaactattgtattgaaaaaaaatggtttgaCTGTATATTTTTTATGCTGTAGATGTTTTAGCAATGATAAGGTAGCTTGCATGAATGCATGCATTTATTCAAAAGGAAATGTCAGAGATGTACACCACCACGTAGGTTAATtttgttagaagtgagttttaggtctaaataccatgttagaagtgagttttagacctaactcaaccccacaaaaccagcttgtaagatgaggtatgcaccccatttatatattataaattggtcttatctctggACTTCCAACAAATTTTTTATCCACAAAGCTTTGCATCCTCCATTGATATTACTTTGCACTTAATTATACCACAAAAACAAGCCTGCCAGGTATAAATACACCAGAACAACACagctttatttaattatataaatatcatattttcttttaatttatgaatcgtgaattcatattattatattatttttctatattacagtgtatatatattatttgtgtatatatatgagTGTTCTAGCAGAAACTAGACGACAATTGTTTTAGTTAAGAACATTCAATCtgtgaaggaagaagaaataaaattaaagtttcttCTTTTAAGTGAGTCAAACCCAACTTTCAGAATACAAATGTATTTGACTTTTCCTCTTAATATCGAACagatcaataaataaaatattttaatatgacttctgaaaaaatatatattaatctttgACATATAAATGCTCTCAAGTACACTTTTAAGACCAACTATTAATTGATTCAGAGATATTGAACTTGATCATATTAAGAAATTGCATAAATTTGAATATCatggattaaaaaaatgtaattctAATGGATATCCCGCTAAAATGTGATGAGTAAGAAGGTTTTCTAgcataaattagtttaaaataaaactttagaaaaaagttaaaatatattaacgaactttattaattttgtaattaattacataTGAAAAATGTTACCCAAGTATTAGTTAATAGAAATGTTAGGATTTTCATATTAAACGGGCGACGGAAGCAACGAAAACAATGTAAAAGTGGTTAAACggcttatttttaaataataatttttcatttaaataggTTTTAGacaaaaacaatgtaatattcataattttataatatgtaagttAAATCTTACTGATAAATATCATAACTAATAACTCATAATATgtgatgttaaaaaattaaacataaaacctcataaagaaaaaaaataacaacgcgtaatgattttttattagcaaatcaatttaaaaataaaataaaatatacaatcaTCAAGAAAAATACTGATAACCACAATTgacagaaaaatattaaaaatcacaattttgTGAACTCACTACATTTAACGAATCAAAAACGTAAttgtcaataaaatttaaatttggcAGATAGTGCTTTAGAAGACCTTTTTAATGTGCTTCAAACCATCAATAACATACCATTAGACTAAAATATCGTCATCGTAGTATTCAATCTTTTtgattaaaaagtatataactTTTTCCACTAAATCAGTCGAACTAATTATGCCCAGATGGGAATTACCATACTGATTTTACACTTCTTTACAAGATAACCGAATTGGGAGGTTAGTCCAGTGATTGATTCGgataacattgaagaaaaatacaaaataaaaaagacatttCATCTACTTAAATATAAGCAATTAGTATATCTAAGTATTACAAATCTATTGATATCAAAATTGGCCGTGCCCATGATGATTCTGGACGATGTTACCTTACTCGGGCTGGTATTCATTTTCATTCCCTCGGTCATATGTTACTTGTGGTTAATAATACCaacaatgataaaataatcCATCATATGAGGCATTTCTCGTGAGAACAAGTTTGGGGATTTCACTGTTTCGTTGAACATTcaagtatcaacaacaaacatgATGCTTATCCACTACAGAAGCAACAATTGCCACTCAAACAACACACACAACTACCTCTATAAAAAGATGGCCATCCGAACCACCAACCGTAGTAAAACTACCAACTGCAAATACTGTGACACATGTTACCACCCAAAACATACGAAGGAAACAGTAATTTCTCTCTGTTACACCATGGAACGGCACATCAGCTCTCGGGCATTCTCATCTGGGACACTTCAGAAGGTGGTCTCAGTGTGCAAACCATTTCTCTTGTTTTCCCGAAGTACACCTGTAACGTGTATTATTAACATACGGATACCTGCAATTTACAAATACCCAAATCCTTCCCCGACCAAAGAACAGTAACagaacaggaaaaaaaaaaaaaaaaatctcaaatacAAGTATGCAGTTGAGGCTTGAATcctataatagaaaaattaccTGATCTAGTGAGTTCCTCAGTTTACTCTCCATTTCTTCAATCATCTTTCCCATGTTAGAAAGATGTCCATCGGCAACTGATAGTCTCATATTCATCTAAATATAAGGAGAACTAATTTAGGATtagaactaaagaaaaaaatatgactcGAGCTAAAGGCAAGAAAGAATATTAGCACTCTTcattaatcaaacaaaaaccGTGTAATTCAATCAGGGTACATTGTTCATGAATTGGCTTCtcgagaaaggaaaaaagataaTTAGCATACAACTGATAATTAAATGATCTAATTGCCAACATGCAACACGAACTAATTCTAATTGAACATGCCTGACGTCTAATTGATCCAGATAAACTGAAAGTTCCAGATGACTCGTTATCTGTAGTCAGAGACAGCATAACTGTGCTGGTCAAacgataattgttgttttctTCCTCTGGTCCCAcctaaattaacaaaaaaatttggCTAATAATTACTGAAAATTTAGAGCTAAATAGGGATGTTATAGTTCCTCATTGCATTAAAAGTTGTTATACAGCTGTATATTTCGGTGCTTAGTCTTCGATGGAATGATACTTTACCTCTATAACATGTATAGCATCCCATGCTCCTTCCTCTAAATATCCCCGTCTACCCTGCCCTGTCTTTGAGCCATCTTTAATCATGGAATTGCAAAAAAAATCACATCAGAAACAAAGGACACAAGTGTAAGCAGTGTCTTTCATTAGAGTTTACTCAAATAACAGGCCCacctttctttattaaaaagcaTGCTACGAAACCTTCATTATCATCTTCCCACATGTAAACTGACGAAATGCCTCCTTCATAATACCTATGACATTATCCATTAATGGTGCatattgttttaaaacaaaatagctAAATAAGTGTATTCAGATAGACAGCAAGAACACACAAACTTAGGTACTAAGTTACTACGGACAAGATTTCTTAAAAAGACATCTAAAAACAGCACATAAGCTCTAAAGATGAGGTAAGTAAAGGACCTCACTGGTCACGATATATTGCAAATATGTCATTTGCTTCAACTTCCAGCTCCCGCAGCCTTAAAGAAGGAAGGGACCCATCTTCTAATGGTGGATGGTATATATTTGACCAAGGTGATCTGTAGAGACATTCAGTCAACAATAAGTTTACACCGCGCGTAAATAGTAAACacgttaaaaatgaaaatttgggGGAACaataagagaaataaattaCAGATCTGTCTATGGGGTAGGAACTTAACTACCGGTCTCCATTTGAAGAACGAGTTTTCCATAAAatattctgttatttttctactACACAGCCACATTCATCAAAAGGCCAGTAAATGCATTCAATGGTCTTTtccttatattaaaaaaaccacAGAATTAACCATATACCATTCAGGAaagaaaattcatttctttcatttcccCTCTCATTCTCTGATGCCAGACACCACCAATTTTCTATATCTCTACATCGACATAAATAGAGCTAAATcccttttaaaagaaaaatgtttaaacgCTATAGCAAACTAAGTTGAGGCATACTAGATGCAACATTCCCTCAGTACAAGCTCCTAGCGATGAGTCCAACCAAAATAATGACTAAATAAAGGTCACACATAGTTTAGCTTCAAAGGAAACAAAAGCTACTCGATCAAGTAAACACATATGCACACACGAAAAATAGAGAAACATGCTTGACAACACACACTAAGCATGTTGAATCCAGCAGAGAGCAGATATAGCgatgtttatgaaaaaaaaaaaaaaaaaacctgtaAGAGTCTGCATCTCTGTTGTATTCACACAAAATGAACTCCTTCCCGCATTCCACATCGCAAAGAACCTGCTTTTGTCatcaacaatttaaaaaaaaaaaaagttgggaaAGCAAATCGCGACACAACattcatacaccacccataaacTATCCTTAACCCTATTTAAAGAAAGAGCAAATAtcgtaatttaattatttacggTTCCAGAAATGGCAATTCGTGAATTGCAGAAATTGGGATAAAgattgaagagagagagagagagagagagagagagagagagagagagacctGGAGAGGCTGATCGACTTGGGCAAGGAGATCGGAGGAGTGGTTAGGCATAAGGCTGAGAAGTGCAGAGAGAGCAGTTTCCGTGTGTTTCGGCGGAATCCTCCGCATCAGTCCCATCGCGGCTTCCATGTCTCTCTCTTCTTCCAAATTCAGACCTTACACAACGCAATCATGCATATCATATCACAGTCCGCGACAATTCGTGTAAAGagattttaactttgttttcgctacttttttttttattatccgAATTTCCCTCCTCCCCCTTCTCTCTCTACTtgcaatcaaaataatataatataatataatttcctTATAAATATTTACCTCAACTGAAAAATATAGTATTTGTGTAGTTTGAATGCTATAGAatatacatatttcattttatataatggAAATCGAAagctaataaatatattgatgtaaagaaatttcttaatatctattttagaAATGACGGTAATATGAAACTTTAGGGTGGAAATGGGTTCCACTGAGGAATCATTATTGAAAGAATGGTATAATGGATTTCCATTTGATAGCAAGCATAGGGCCATGATTAACCCGCCATCAGCGAGAAAGAGGAATGAAAAGGGTTTGCCAGATTAGGAGTTAGCTTGAAGGCACCCAACATTGGAGACATGGACAACCAAAGTATTGGGAACTAGCTTTTGTCTGTTTTACCTAAGTCACAAccattctaattattttttcagcTCACAATTATGTCAATTTCTCTATCATATCATTTTCAATACCCTCAACAAACTATGACAAATGTCTGAAACGCATTAAGGAAATTATGACATTGAAATCTCTAGTAGAGAGCACTGCGTATTGGTAAAACTAGATCATATAGTAATAAAGGATTCTATTGATCTTATTAAACTAGAGGAACTTTTACTTCAACAAATGTGAAAACTCCATTAACATAAGAGTACATGAAGcattcaagagaaaaaaaaaaaagttcttccTTGCCAGATCATTCATCCATTTATGTGCTATTAATTGTTCTTTTATTAATCGAACAATTAACGAGTCAATATTGTTAATATACAAAAACTCATTTATATTACAAATCTTATTCAAAGTACTCTTAGTCACCACCTTAATCATTCATACACCCAATCCTGTATTTACTCTAAAAGCccttatttttttacataactAAATTAGATGTAATATGTTTTCACTTAAGTTAGAGAAAACTTTCCTCTTTgacacatcattcatccattaGAATGAATAGcatgcaaacaaaaataatatttaaaaaactatttacatgaaatatttaattagaaatcCATTAACAGTTTTCCCAGCTTTGCATGGACCAAATTTGACTTTTagtctttaataaaataaattcatatatgcCTACCACATTAGTAGAattggaaaaacaaaaggaagaaaTCCATGCAATTTAGAAACTGAAACATCAATTAAATGAACATTACTTTAGATCAGATATCATTAAatgcaataaaattaattaaaatc
This genomic interval from Vigna radiata var. radiata cultivar VC1973A chromosome 8, Vradiata_ver6, whole genome shotgun sequence contains the following:
- the LOC106769879 gene encoding probable F-actin-capping protein subunit beta, producing MEAAMGLMRRIPPKHTETALSALLSLMPNHSSDLLAQVDQPLQVLCDVECGKEFILCEYNRDADSYRSPWSNIYHPPLEDGSLPSLRLRELEVEANDIFAIYRDQYYEGGISSVYMWEDDNEGFVACFLIKKDGSKTGQGRRGYLEEGAWDAIHVIEVGPEEENNNYRLTSTVMLSLTTDNESSGTFSLSGSIRRQMNMRLSVADGHLSNMGKMIEEMESKLRNSLDQVYFGKTREMVCTLRPPSEVSQMRMPES